The Podospora pseudopauciseta strain CBS 411.78 chromosome 2 map unlocalized CBS411.78m_2, whole genome shotgun sequence genome has a window encoding:
- a CDS encoding uncharacterized protein (EggNog:ENOG503NUM4; COG:U; BUSCO:EOG0926077L), which yields MTLDPFIPIAPARIKVLVLPIGHIKRERFTAFLNRLNEEHIVHLRDVTPDSRPHRNMFSPLAFPGGAMFYELMTHQPSPSHLALSPFDLWREQLAVIAIADGTELGASVFNKRHSGAGGRTVEETNIRTLYQDLENLRDQYPKMLAHQVLIFDYLPAGENPIPIPEGIITIPPPDKLKRTTIKTVMCDVSSIILAEMTTLAKSFEGLSHIDSPGVHSSAVHDRMNGLVGQDGMARRNSQFALPGGSRSVSATALADRGHHARMSMPPVSSSKTASFGGGGGSSSSTPSVRPTTPISGNKPLPNPPLYTFDNIIGPASSDQPPARSDPTDSFSSHDKVSVQGFGSGGMDARMRSKSRCRIQVVIGSLYLQSGLWSNALKELTEAATVAKSINDHVWHGKALELCLVCLLLLGWAGIEFAIPSVLLPPGDKGSGIAQQINEAEAKDPRQEKWLRHLQCYMPEVVERILGLYSRLTAECLPPVPWSEAVVRFARMLTALHVAGGRLGGESLGMMVLGVEEGEGEGKGKGKRLLTTSPRFTVNPTRTVIVQMVFRAFPASAASELLMTVDRVTILSGIASVLGMLGFQRKKAMVMRELVSVLIGGLVEARTRGAADVGIHPAAGLVGLNGMNGGAGGGGGSGAGALDLAEGDVERGIDEFLGVLLRTYGAVGDVGQAGKARESMQVAMTDDDEKTTTTRDTRDTDLEVVARIQRQSAARFFGMQTVKLNILRSCINLSEALPDFAGVLKYSSDLLRTAGSGIAPGPRREDAYPAISREEQVRLMTNILKTSNLSKRMGIGELAAEYWDEFLLRGIKLEPLPVTRTPVAHAKTVLPGAATARASQDVDPFIYNPFLKRPDTAMVESTLVAGEPATFRLTLQNPFEMEVDIESVRLDTEGADFESGVEHTVIGPYRTQILRISGTPKAGGTVKVTGAVIKVRGCRERRFPIFVEPWAPDNEVRTKASGITALEANMVAVSPAVERLKPYNFDLKVISPQPTVVVKSSTLPQSSVMILEGERQRFSVTLQNLSPDTPVDFLLFSFKDSTQEPLQTALNSRDATATELYEYELILAKKQALRLRNRARNDRFIAPGQTATFDFEILGKPGLTHGLIQVDYAHLGVPPDEIAEQFYTRQVSMELTVTVNASVDISRVDVIPLNSSIPESLWTKSRENTTQLLTPETHCLLLLDLRNSWPSQMTVSLSSGGGENDRPIGMEEHILPGNTTRLVLPIRRVYLEDPHAFIPALNPSRQRQFVVSTKISPEAEKASREAFWYREKVLDSLRGTWKTFTGKTREGEISFRGMRFNSKMVDVIRVDEVDIDISLSGSGEREGGKEGKAYVDEFLELKVRVVNRGKRPVLGLLRLMPVLCHRPFNVSLDFTRKMAKFAWNGNLQFPIGRVEGDGGVREVSMGVTVLCRGAFEIGGSVEEIVPYVEEENGEGKKEVEDFGLMVAGGRRRRERRVWHARRGCRVVVRDRPEE from the exons ATGACTCTCGATCCCTTCATACCCATCGCCCCGGCTAGGATAAAAGTGCTGGTGCTGCCCATCGGCCACATCAAACGGGAGCGCTtcaccgccttcctcaaccgcCTCAATGAAGAGCACATTGTCCACCTCCGGGACGTCACGCCCGACAGCCGGCCTCACAGAA ACATGTTCTCCCCCCTGGCCTTCCCGGGAGGCGCAATGTTCTACGAGCTCATGACCCACCagccctccccttcccatctcgccctctcccccttcgaCCTCTGGCGCGAACAGCTAGCCGTGATCGCCATTGCCGACGGCACAGAGCTAGGCGCCTCAGTCTTCAACAAACGCCActccggcgccggcggccGAACGGTAGAAGAAACCAACATCCGAACCCTCTACCAAGACCTCGAAAACCTCCGAGACCAATACCCAAAGATGCTCGCCCACCAGGTCCTCATCTTTGACTACCTCCCCGCCGGGGAGAACCCGATCCCCATCCCAGAAGGGATaatcaccatccccccacccGACAAGCTCAAGCGCACAACCATAAAGACGGTCATGTGCGACGTgtcctccatcatcctcgccgagATGACCACCCTGGCCAAATCTTTTGAGGGGCTATCCCACATCGACTCACCCGGTGTTCACTCTTCGGCTGTCCACGACAGGATGAACGGTTTGGTGGGACAGGATGGGATGGCCAGGAGGAACTCGCAGTTTGCCCTCCCCGGCGGCAGCCGGTCCGTCTCGGCGACCGCTCTGGCAGATCGCGGCCACCACGCGCGCATGTCGATGCCTCCTGTTTCGTCCTCCAAAACGGCGTcttttggcggcggcggcgggtcGAGTAGTTCTACGCCGTCGGTGAGGCCTACTACTCCTATAAGCGGGAACAAACCACTTCCCAACCCGCCGCTCTACACGTTTGACAATATCATTGGTCCCGCCTCTTCGGACCAACCACCAGCACGATCCGACCCAACCGATAGCTTTAGCAGTCATGACAAAGTTTCTGTCCAAGGTTTTGGCTCGGGGGGTATGGAcgcgaggatgaggtccAAGTCTCGGTGTCGTATCCAGGTTGTCATCGGGAGTTTGTACCTCCAATCCGGCCTCTGGTCCAACGCGCTGAAGGAGCTGACCGAGGCGGCCACGGTGGCCAAGTCGATCAACGATCATGTCTGGCACGGGAAAGCGCTGGAGTTGTGTCTAGTCTGTCTGTTGTTGCTTGGATGGGCGGGGATAGAGTTTGCGATCCCTAGCGTGCTGCTCCCTCCGGGTGACAAAGGGAGCGGGATAGCGCAGCAGATCAACGAGGCGGAGGCAAAAGACCCGAGGCAGGAGAAATGGCTGAGGCATCTGCAATGTTACATGcccgaggtggtggagaggataCTGGGGTTGTACTCGAGGCTGACGGCCGAGTGTTTGCCGCCTGTGCCGTGGAgcgaggcggtggtgaggtttgCGAGGATGTTGACTGCGCTGCACGTggctggggggaggttggggggggagagcttggggatgatggttttgggggtggaggagggggagggagaggggaagggaaaggggaagaggttgcTAACCACGAGTCCGAGGTTTACGGTGAACCCGACGAGGACGGTGATTGTGCAGATGGTTTTCAGGGCTTTTCCTGCCAGTGCGGCGAGCGAGTTGCTGATGACTGTGGATCGGGTGACGATTCTGAGCGGGATTGCGAGTGTGCTTGGGATGTTGGGGTTTCAGAGGAAGAAagcgatggtgatgagggagttGGTCAGTGTGCTGATTGGGGGGCTGGTGGAGGCTAGGACGAGGGGGGCGGCGGACGTGGGGATCCATCCGGCGGCTGGGCTGGTTGGGTTGAATGGGATGaatgggggggcggggggtggtggtgggagtggtgcgGGTGCGTTGGATTTGGCAGAGGGGGATGTTGAGAGGGGGATTGACGAgtttttgggggtgttgCTGAGGACGTATGGGGCTGTGGGGGATGTGGGACAGGCtgggaaggcgagggagagcATGCAGGTTGCCATgacggatgatgatgagaagacTACGACGACGAGGGACACGAGGGATACCGACTTGGAGGTTGTGGCGAGGATTCAGAGGCAGTCGGCCGCGAGGTTTTTCGGCATGCAGACTGTCAAGTTGAATATCCTGAGGTCGTGCATCAACTTGAGCGAGGCCTTGCCTGACTTTGCGGGAGTGTTGAAATACTCGAGCGATCTTTTGAGGACGGCGGGAAGTGGGATTGCGCCTGGtccgaggagggaggatgcTTATCCTGCGATATCGAGGGAGGAACAGGTTCGTCTGATGACCAATATTCTCAAGACGTCGAACTTGTCCAAGAGGATGGGCATTGGCGAGCTGGCGGCTGAGTACTGGGACGAGTTTCTGCTCAGAGGCATAAAGCTGGAACCTTTGCCTGTCACGAGAACGCCGGTTGCGCACGCCAAAACGGTCTTGCCTGGAGCGGCGACTGCTCGGGCTTCGCAGGATGTGGACCCATTTATTTACAATCCCTTTTTGAAGCGACCGGACACTGCCATGGTTGAGTCGACGTTGGTTGCTGGTGAGCCAGCCACCTTTCGGCTGACACTCCAGAACCCTTTTGAAATGGAGGTGGACATTGAAAGTGTTCGTCTCGACACGGAAGGGGCCGATTTTGAATCAGGTGTCGAGCACACTGTTATTGGACCCTATCGGACGCAAATCTTGAGAATATCCGGCACACCAAAAGCTGGCGGGACCGTCAAGGTTACGGGCGCGGTGATCAAAGTGAGAGGCTGCCGGGAGAGGCGGTTTCCCATTTTTGTTGAGCCTTGGGCTCCTGACAATGAAGTCAGAACAAAAGCTTCTGGGATCACTGCCCTTGAGGCGAACATGGTTGCCGTGTCACCGGCTGTCGAGCGTTTGAAGCCCTACAACTTTGACCTCAAGGTCATCTCTCCACAGCCTACTGTGGTAGTCAAGTCGTCTACCCTCCCTCAGTCCTCGGTGATGATCTTGGAAGGGGAAAGGCAGCGGTTTTCAGTCACCTTGCAAAACCTGTCACCTGACACTCCCGTtgattttcttttgttttctttcaaAGATTCGACACAGGAACCCCTTCAAACAGCACTCAACAGCCGCGATGCCACGGCCACGGAGCTCTACGAGTATGAGCTCATCCTGGCCAAGAAACAGGCGCTCCGTCTCCGCAACCGTGCCCGCAACGACCGGTTTATCGCCCCCGGCCAAACAGCCACATTTGACTTTGAAATCTTGGGCAAACCTGGTCTGACGCACGGTCTGATCCAGGTCGACTACGCGCACTTGGGTGTGCCCCCGGATGAGATCGCCGAGCAGTTTTACACCCGCCAAGTCTCGATGGAGCTGACTGTGACGGTCAACGCCAGTGTTGACATCAGCCGGGTGGACGTTATACCGTTGAATAGCTCCATCCCCGAGTCGCTTTGGACCAAATCCCGGGAGAACACAACCCAACTCCTCACCCCGGAAACGCACTGCCTCTTGCTCCTGGATCTAAGGAACTCCTGGCCGAGCCAGATGACGGTGTCGTTATCATCAGGCGGCGGGGAGAATGACAGGCCGATCGGCATGGAAGAACATATACTGCCGGGTAACACCACCCGTCTTGTCCTGCCCATCAGGAGGGTTTATCTCGAAGACCCCCACGCTTTCATCCCGGCGCTCAACCCCTCTCGCCAGAGGCAGTTTGTGGTTTCGACCAAGATTTCCCCCGAAGCCGAAAAAGCAAGCCGCGAAGCGTTTTGGTATCGGGAAAAAGTCCTTGATTCGCTCCGGGGGACGTGGAAGACTTTTACGGGCAAGacgagagagggggagatTAGCTTTAGGGGGATGAGGTTCAACAGCAAGATGGTCGATGTGATCAGAGTTGATGAGGTTGACATTGATATCTCCCTCTCTGGGTcgggggaaagggagggggggaaggaggggaaggcaTACGTCGACGAGTTTCTGGAGCTCAAAGTAAGGGTTGTCAACCGGGGGAAAAGGCCGGTGTTGGGATTGTTGAGGCTCATGCCTGTGCTTTGCCATCGGCCGTTTAATGTCTCTTTGGATTTTACGAGGAAGATGGCAAAGTTTGCGTGGAATGGGAACTTGCAGTTTCCGATTGGacgggtggagggggatggcggggtgagggaggtgagcaTGGGGGTTACGGTTTTGTGCAGGGGGGCGTTTGAGATTGGGGGGAGTGTGGAGGAGATTGTGCCgtatgtggaggaggaaaacggggaggggaagaaggaggtggaggattttgggttgatggttgccggcgggaggaggaggagggagaggagggtttggCATGCTAGGAGGGGGTGTAGAGTTGTTGTGAGGGATCGGCCTGAGGAGTAA
- a CDS encoding uncharacterized protein (EggNog:ENOG503PBPW), which produces MSNAAGGSSRKSSVVSGFHGERAGGASSDTVGSLLAAIGTCLTDALRLFMFADKRHWGPDEFEQTRALEDALDEAKKDFQEMGQLVRGQFYYENDRIPESLNELRLLLAQFQEHYENLKSWARQGGPINPIWARDTSSLRKDLHRAQCRAARRISLIAEQPTPRCLGATQVYRLQKRNEAERLRLQKQREALPPWQQQQQQSHHHQRPDHNIQSPTSPDSTMPQITTKHHPLRRPPSLESLVPKCNQIGRFQRLNSGNPSESPFNDAAFICDFCNGYLVWPDLRTMPSVRSTLPQQPPPDPLSPAYDSKTVNNGYPHWQASGLSCTANEPKTLVFAPLAIANHMPPEPGEWQAGIVCPYCEEDTYLDEGEDSGEMKYVMDDKGFGSVEEFREHLEWYHTAMAVPKLEDVVPEVVRGSCGVM; this is translated from the exons ATGAGTAACGCtgccggcggcagcagccgcaAGAGCAGCGTTGTCAGTGGCTTTCACGGGGAGCGCGCAGGAGGGGCAAGTTCAGACACAGTCGGCTCTCTTCTGGCCGCCATTGGGACATGTCTGACAGATGCGCTGCGACTATTCATGTTTGCCGACAAGCGCCACTGGGGACCCGACGAGTTCGAACAAACGCGCGCGTTGGAGGACGCACTCGACGAGGCAAAGAAGGACTTTCAGGAAATGGGACAGTTGGTGCGCGGCCAGTTCTACTACGAGAACGACAGGATAC CCGAATCCCTCAACGaactccgcctcctcctcgcccagtTCCAAGAACACTACGAAAACCTCAAATCCTGGGCCCGTCAAGGCGGCCCGATAAACCCCATCTGGGCGCGcgacacctcctccctccgaAAAGACCTCCACCGCGCCCAATGCCGCGCCGCCCGACGAATCTCCCTGATAGCAGAACAGCCCACCCCCCGCTGCCTCGGCGCAACACAAGTATACCGTCTCCAGAAACGAAACGAAGCAGAAAGGTTACGCCTCCAAAAGCAGAGAGAAGCCCTGCCGccctggcagcagcagcagcaacaatcccatcatcaccaacgcccAGATCACAACATCCaatcccccacctccccggACAGTACCATGCCccagatcaccaccaaacaccaccccctccgccgccccccctccctcgaaTCCCTCGTCCCAAAATGCAACCAAATCGGCCGGTTCCAGCGCCTCAACAGCGGCAACCCCTCCGAGTCCCCCTTCAACGACGCAGCCTTCATCTGCGACTTTTGCAACGGCTACCTCGTCTGGCCCGACCTCCGCACCATGCCCTCTGTCAGATCtaccctcccccaacaacccccaccagACCCATTATCTCCAGCATACGACTCCAAAACGGTCAACAATGGCTACCCCCACTGGCAAGCCTCCGGGCTGTCATGCACAGCCAACGAGCCAAAGACACTGGTGTTTGCGCCGTTGGCGATAGCGAATCACATGCCCCCCGAGCCGGGGGAGTGGCAGGCGGGGATTGTATGTCCCTACTGTGAAGAGGACACTTATTtggacgagggggaggacTCGGGGGAGATGAAGTATGTGATGGACGACAAGGGGTTTGGGAGCGTGGAGGAGTTTAGGGAGCATTTGGAGTGGTATCATACTGCGATGGCGGTGCCGAAGCTGGAGGATGTGGTGCctgaggtggtgagggggagttgTGGGGTTATGTAA